From Triticum urartu cultivar G1812 chromosome 2, Tu2.1, whole genome shotgun sequence, a single genomic window includes:
- the LOC125534682 gene encoding uncharacterized protein LOC125534682, giving the protein MANLLAANDFFLDNIRGCTTLSTVLPKVVTVGIDFGCKNSRVAIIDSLVRKLYSNAFIFVQFSFNNLMFLEDYLMKVNDGRYRRLSTVKVLIGPASWRCKEGSFCGDAKRSCSPISILAAAAAAATIACRPGVGIPPKPLPSCRAYVVQQTCKDTQQTTPGKVASKDPCCRELEAVSEECRCTAMEDFMQGMLRLEGVPEGCTRKDLWEFTMSLVKPETCNLKTITGGPYCGLPPSNDARLADGVLDV; this is encoded by the exons ATGGCAAATCTTCTTGCTGCAAATGACTTCTTTCTT GATAACATCCGTGGATGTACAACTCTCAG TACGGTGCTGCCAAAAGTTGTCACGGTTGGAATTGACTTTGGATGCAAGAATTCAAGAGTTGCGATCATAGATTCCTTGGTACGCAAGCTGTACAGTAACGCGTTCATATTTGTTCAGTTTAGTTTTAATAACCTCATGTTTTTGGAAGACTACTTGATGAAAGTTAATGATGGAAG GTACCGGAGGTTATCGACAGTGAAG GTGCTCATAGGCCCTGCATCTTGGAGATGCAAGGAGGGCTCATTTTGTGGAGATGCCAAAAGG TCCTGCTCTCCAATCTccatcctcgccgccgccgccgccgcagccaccaTCGCGTGCAGACCAGGGGTGGGCATCCCGCCCAAGCCACTCCCAAGCTGCCGCGCGTACGTGGTCCAGCAGACCTGCAAAGACACCCAGCAGACCACGCCGGGCAAAGTGGCCTCCAAGGATCCATGCTGTCGGGAGCTGGAAGCCGTCTCGGAAGAATGCCGATGCACCGCGATGGAGGACTTCATGCAAGGGATGCTCCGCTTGGAGGGCGTTCCTGAGGGGTGCACTAGAAAGGACCTGTGGGAGTTCACCATGTCTCTCGTCAAGCCGGAGACGTGCAACCTGAAGACCATCACTGGCGGCCCGTACTGCGGCCTCCCTCCTAGCAATGATGCCCGTCTCGCCGACGGTGTGCTAGATGTGTAG
- the LOC125534970 gene encoding uncharacterized protein LOC125534970 — protein sequence MAGGDSSSSSSSTAREEGRASARLWKKQKLQQQEEEEKGPNPLDPRFSDYDPKEGDYVFTRFQHSTLDLHMESPVGAMHNTNRIFPEEGFRFCNSANIVSVSIVSSDYGYPLNVYGTIIARDSLDRQRIYLFQRAKDDCQNISSKNDVLVLTGPKRGLMICDSIIFEVDLKVKDVNGRKVKDERVSKGLMEINGIKRLSYPPKYQVQTEKLVSMHSTLDLNYTFVRNAVEGTVEARMILEEGPVDYFHGKIVAHTSSFPCDIMLHDSELAGMLTAGEGGILQTARRVVSVSVDETLLLTVAAATSGVGTVEFTPKRGSYDEEKITCGDYKMLVKVTWSIVCW from the exons ATGGCCGGCGGcgattcttcttcttcttcttcttccacggcgAGAGAGGAGGGGAGGGCGAGCGCGCGGCTGTGGAAGAAGCAGAAGCTGCAGCAGCAGGAGGAGGAAGAGAAGGGGCCGAATCCTCTGGACCCAAGGTTCAGCGACTACGACCCCAAGGAAGGCGATTACGTCTTCACCCGCTTCCAACACTCTACGCTCGACCTCCACATGGAGT CACCTGTTGGTGCTATGCACAATACTAACAGGATCTTCCCAGAGGAGGGGTTCCGGTTCTGTAACTCGGCAAATATTGTCTCGGTCAGTATCGTTTCCTCCGACTATGGATACCCGCTCAATGTCTACGGCACCATCATAGCCAGGGACAGTCTGGATCGCCAACGCATCTATTTATTCCAGCGTGCCAAGGACGATTGCCAGAACATCAGCTCCAAG AATGATGTGTTGGTTTTGACTGGCCCGAAGAGAGGACTGATGATATGTGATTCAATAATCTTTGAAGTTGATCTGAAGGTCAAGGATGTGAATGGTAGAAAGGTGAAGGACGAGAGAGTTAGCAAAGGCTTAATGGAGATTAATGGCATCAAAAGACTCTCATATCCACCGAAATACCAGGTTCAAACGGAAAAACTTGTCAGCATGCACAGCACATTGGATTTGAACTACACGTTTGTAAGGAATGCGGTGGAGGGCACCGTTGAGGCGAGGATGATCCTTGAGGAGGGACCTGTTGATTATTTCCATGGGAAAATCGTCGCTCACACTAGCAGCTTTCCATGTGACATTATGCTACATGATAGCGAACTTGCTGGGATGCTAACAGCCGGTGAAGGTGGAATCCTGCAAACAGCACGCCGCGTGGTCAGCGTCTCTGTTGATGAGACGCTCCTGTTGACCGTTGCCGCTGCTACCAGTGGTGTCGGCACTGTTGAGTTTACTCCAAAGCGTGGCAGCTATGATGAAGAGAAAATCACTTGCGGCGACTATAAGATGCTGGTGAAGGTCACTTGGTCCATTGTGTGCTGGTGA